The following proteins are encoded in a genomic region of Sesamum indicum cultivar Zhongzhi No. 13 linkage group LG8, S_indicum_v1.0, whole genome shotgun sequence:
- the LOC105167242 gene encoding beta-amyrin 28-oxidase-like, which translates to MELFSLLLSMALVALTILFITSRRSASDPNLPPGTFGWPIIGETIEFLFGKPENFVGDRMKKYSPDIFKTKILGEKTAVICGPNGHKFLFSNEHKYFTAFRPHPMQHLFRSYQNKAAAASLAPPSQTQSSDEAKAIRQPGFLKPEALMRFLAKMDVVTQQQLQEHCAGKSVVEVYPLAKTITLSLACQFFLGINNPERIARLVKYFDDVTVGMHSIMLNVPGTIFYRANKAAAAIRKELLSVITEKKQGMASGAPLQDILSHMIAIRDSSGKSMPEAEIADKIMGLLTAGYSTVATTITFLMKYVGQSSEIYEKVRAEQMEIAASKEAGELLGWEDMAKMKYSWNVICETMRMVPPLQGTFREVLTEISYAGYTIPKGWKVYWTVSTTNKNPEYFREPETFNPSRYDEGEAPPPYTYVPFGGGPRMCPGKEYARLAILAFLHNVVKNYKWEVIDPNEKVEGDMMPEPQKGLPIRLYHHHH; encoded by the exons ATGGAACTCTTTTCTCTACTTCTTTCTATGGCCCTTGTTGCACTCACTATTTTATTCATCACCAGTCGCCGCTCTGCCAGCGACCCCAACCTTCCGCCGGGCACCTTCGGCTGGCCCATCATCGGAGAAACCATTGAATTCTTGTTTGGCAAGCCGGAAAATTTTGTCGGCGACAGGATGAAGAAATACTCACCGGATATCTTCAAGACCAAAATCCTTGGAGAGAAAACCGCTGTCATTTGTGGCCCCAACGGCCATAAGTTCCTCTTCTCTAACGAGCACAAGTACTTCACCGCATTCCGCCCCCACCCCATGCAACACCTCTTCCGCTCCTACCAAAACAAGGCGGCGGCGGCTTCTCTGGCGCCTCCATCTCAAACCCAAAGCTCAGACGAGGCTAAAGCAATCCGTCAACCCGGGTTCTTGAAACCCGAAGCCCTGATGCGGTTCTTGGCAAAAATGGATGTCGTCACGCAGCAGCAATTGCAAGAACATTGTGCCGGAAAAAGCGTGGTGGAAGTTTACCCTCTTGCGAAAACTATTACACTATCTCTTGCCTGCCAATTTTTTCTAGGCATTAATAATCCAGAGCGCATAGCACGCCTTGTGAAATACTTTGACGACGTTACTGTGGGTATGCACTCCATCATGCTTAACGTCCCGGGTACTATCTTCTATCGTGCCAATAAGGCGGCTGCTGCGATTAGAAAGGAGTTGTTAAGTGTTATCACGGAAAAGAAACAGGGCATGGCATCTGGTGCCCCGTTGCAAGATATTTTGTCGCACATGATTGCTATTAGGGACTCGAGTGGGAAATCCATGCCCGAAGCTGAAATTGCTGACAAGATTATGGGGTTGTTAACAGCTGGGTACAGCACTGTTGCTACAACCATTACTTTCTTGATGAAATATGTTGGGCAAAGTTCAGAAATCTATGAAAAAGTTAGAGCAG AGCAAATGGAGATTGCGGCGTCCAAAGAGGCAGGGGAATTGTTAGGATGGGAAGACATGGCAAAAATGAAGTACTCTTGGAACGTGATATGTGAGACAATGAGAATGGTACCCCCTCTCCAGGGAACTTTCAGAGAAGTTTTGACAGAAATCAGTTATGCTGGTTACACAATTCCAAAGGGCTGGAAG GTTTATTGGACAGTGAGCACCACAAACAAGAATCCAGAGTATTTCAGGGAGCCAGAAACATTTAATCCGTCAAGGTATGATGAAGGAGAAGCACCTCCTCCATACACTTATGTACCATTTGGAGGAGGGCCAAGAATGTGCCCTGGAAAAGAGTATGCCCGCCTCGCAATATTGGCTTTCCTTCATAACGTAGTGAAGAATTACAAGTGGGAAGTGATAGATCCGAATGAGAAGGTTGAAGGAGATATGATGCCGGAGCCACAGAAAGGTCTACCCATCCGACtctatcatcatcatcattag